One Candidatus Bathyarchaeota archaeon genomic region harbors:
- a CDS encoding class II aldolase/adducin family protein: MEAELRDKIVEISKRLYLRGLVAGAGGNVSAAIRDEGVVLITPSGLCKGYLKPEDIVKVDFSGKTLGGALKPTSELLFHLSIYRVRSDVNAVVHAHPPVSTGFACAGSPIDYAVFPEVIAMIGEIRFVGYETPTTRELAEKIAENIRGVEALLLENHGIITVGSNLEQAYQRAELLEDFAKITLVAKLLGGPKRLPDAEVRKIMGLESEKYRLRLAKGQRKGD, encoded by the coding sequence GTGGAGGCTGAATTAAGGGATAAAATAGTGGAGATCTCTAAGCGCCTCTACCTCAGGGGCTTGGTGGCGGGCGCGGGCGGGAACGTGAGCGCCGCCATACGGGATGAGGGCGTGGTCCTGATAACCCCGAGCGGGCTGTGCAAGGGATACCTGAAGCCTGAAGATATAGTTAAAGTCGACTTCTCAGGGAAGACCCTTGGGGGAGCCTTAAAGCCCACTTCTGAGCTCTTATTCCACCTGAGCATATATAGGGTTCGGAGCGACGTGAACGCCGTAGTCCACGCGCACCCGCCGGTATCCACGGGGTTCGCCTGCGCTGGATCACCAATAGATTACGCGGTCTTCCCTGAAGTCATCGCCATGATAGGGGAGATAAGGTTCGTGGGCTACGAGACCCCTACCACCAGGGAATTGGCCGAGAAGATAGCTGAGAACATAAGGGGCGTGGAGGCCCTGCTCCTCGAAAACCATGGGATAATAACCGTGGGTTCGAACCTGGAGCAGGCCTACCAGAGGGCTGAGCTCCTGGAAGACTTCGCCAAGATAACCCTTGTAGCCAAGCTCCTGGGCGGCCCGAAGAGGCTCCCCGACGCCGAGGTCAGGAAGATAATGGGCTTGGAGAGCGAGAAATACCGCCTCAGATTGGCCAAAGGCCAGAGAAAAGGGGATTAA